In Campylobacter mucosalis, a single window of DNA contains:
- a CDS encoding flagellar export chaperone FlgN, with protein MLKKYLNDAIDTLDKLISTTEQDIANIKEAKHSAVDESVRVKTALIKQFEDTKRALDKELVKISNSDSQKNLAQMLDDEIKQKLVVMREKLELLNKKNKEYARHVVLIKNFFDSLSKEIFNPEDSEYGSDLRYKTRV; from the coding sequence ATGCTAAAAAAATATCTTAACGATGCCATAGATACTTTAGATAAGCTTATAAGTACGACTGAGCAAGATATAGCAAATATCAAAGAGGCAAAGCACTCAGCAGTTGATGAGAGCGTGAGAGTAAAAACGGCACTAATAAAGCAATTTGAGGATACAAAAAGAGCTTTGGATAAAGAGCTTGTTAAAATTTCAAATTCAGATAGTCAGAAAAATTTAGCACAAATGCTTGATGATGAGATAAAACAAAAATTGGTAGTTATGAGAGAAAAATTAGAGCTTTTAAATAAAAAGAATAAAGAGTATGCTAGACACGTTGTTTTGATTAAAAATTTCTTTGATTCGCTTTCAAAGGAGATATTTAATCCAGAAGATAGCGAATATGGCTCTGATTTAAGATATAAGACAAGGGTTTAA
- the fliS gene encoding flagellar export chaperone FliS: MINNTAYAAYAQSSVGGIESPTKLIEMLYDGILRFIFRTKKAIEAGDVEKKVLNINKANAIFIELLNSLDYSQGDVAHYLSGLYARQIQLLAMANLKDDLDALNEVTNVVKQLSEAWRETTNEQ; encoded by the coding sequence ATGATAAATAACACTGCTTATGCGGCGTATGCTCAGTCTAGTGTTGGAGGCATAGAGTCTCCAACCAAACTTATAGAGATGCTTTATGACGGAATTTTGCGTTTTATATTTCGCACAAAAAAGGCCATAGAGGCTGGAGATGTGGAAAAAAAAGTGCTTAATATAAACAAAGCAAATGCTATATTTATCGAGCTTTTAAACTCTTTGGATTACTCTCAAGGAGACGTCGCGCACTACTTAAGCGGTCTATACGCAAGACAAATTCAACTTCTTGCTATGGCAAATTTAAAAGATGACCTAGACGCTCTAAATGAGGTCACAAATGTCGTAAAGCAACTTTCAGAAGCTTGGAGAGAGACTACAAATGAGCAGTGA
- the fliD gene encoding flagellar filament capping protein FliD, with protein sequence MAEVSSTTSTPSTTTTSTSTNTKANTSKTGIMGLGSNNKLNDETLDKLKAADSAAIIDPITRKIDKNTAQKEDLGALIGLAKNLSSSFSSLTDETNYLKRQVTSTGTSASVAAVTGVAIQDISLNVQQLAQRDSFQSEKFSSQLSLIGIASDSSFDIEIRGVKYTIDLKPSSTYQDLADLINEKAGGDVQARMINVGNGYQMVLQSKYTGEENSMKLTSTSGDALEKLGWDSKTIPVKDDNGAAVLNPDGTQKTTTNLEKNRLTTASDAKFEYNGLQITRKNNTFDDLRSGVTITLKETGASNFSIGNDTSELLKAVETMMGSYNNFLAALEIGTKYDDKTGESGQLQGVNEVTSIRSTLHRIFTSQDSNGNSITDFGITIGEDGKLAFIDPKDPTKTSNDASVFLSKLNSNHEAIKNFFMGFSKIEPISYTGTSDVSAGSVELKSGDLTINGISVKLAQTNTSATAEENALALLKAINSTGIIGVEATLSSDQKRIMLKASDGSDIEIKGNNSVLAKFGMSENTIRAKTTNFDGLFTKMSDQLDKLVGSNGSLTIYDKKLADDNKKLTDEREKAQTNLDDKYKQMRDTWSKYDTLIAKLENQFATLKAMIDAEMKKKD encoded by the coding sequence ATGGCAGAAGTATCAAGCACAACATCAACACCAAGTACAACCACTACAAGCACTAGCACAAATACAAAGGCTAATACATCAAAAACAGGTATAATGGGTCTTGGTAGTAATAACAAACTAAACGACGAAACACTAGATAAGCTAAAAGCCGCAGATAGTGCAGCTATAATAGATCCTATCACTAGAAAGATAGATAAAAATACTGCACAAAAAGAGGATCTTGGTGCGTTAATAGGTCTTGCTAAAAATTTAAGTTCTAGCTTTTCATCGCTCACAGATGAAACAAACTATCTAAAAAGACAGGTTACATCAACTGGCACAAGTGCGTCTGTGGCGGCTGTTACAGGCGTTGCTATCCAAGATATAAGCCTAAATGTGCAACAGCTAGCACAAAGAGATAGCTTCCAAAGTGAAAAATTTAGCAGTCAGCTAAGCCTAATAGGCATAGCAAGCGACTCTAGCTTTGATATAGAAATAAGAGGCGTAAAATACACAATTGATTTAAAACCGTCTAGTACGTATCAGGATTTAGCAGATCTTATAAATGAAAAAGCTGGTGGCGACGTCCAAGCTAGAATGATAAACGTTGGCAACGGATATCAAATGGTATTACAGTCAAAATATACCGGCGAAGAAAATAGTATGAAGCTAACAAGCACATCAGGCGACGCACTAGAAAAACTAGGCTGGGATAGCAAGACTATACCAGTTAAAGACGATAATGGAGCAGCTGTTTTAAATCCTGACGGCACACAAAAAACTACTACAAATTTAGAAAAAAATAGGCTAACAACAGCCAGTGACGCAAAATTTGAGTATAACGGACTACAAATCACTAGAAAAAACAACACATTTGACGACCTACGCTCAGGCGTTACGATAACATTAAAAGAAACTGGTGCTTCAAATTTCAGCATAGGAAACGATACGTCAGAGCTATTAAAAGCTGTTGAAACTATGATGGGCTCATACAACAACTTCTTAGCGGCTCTTGAGATAGGCACAAAATACGATGATAAAACTGGCGAATCTGGACAGCTACAAGGCGTAAATGAGGTAACTTCTATCAGATCAACTCTGCATAGAATTTTTACATCACAAGATTCAAACGGCAATAGCATAACCGACTTTGGCATAACCATTGGCGAAGATGGAAAACTAGCCTTCATAGATCCAAAAGATCCTACAAAAACATCAAACGACGCTAGTGTATTTTTATCAAAACTAAACAGCAACCACGAAGCTATTAAAAATTTCTTTATGGGATTTTCAAAAATAGAGCCGATATCATACACAGGCACTTCGGACGTATCAGCTGGTAGCGTCGAGCTAAAAAGTGGTGATCTAACGATAAATGGCATATCTGTTAAACTAGCGCAAACAAACACGAGTGCAACGGCGGAAGAGAACGCTCTAGCACTTTTAAAGGCTATAAATTCTACTGGAATTATTGGCGTAGAGGCGACTTTAAGCAGTGATCAAAAACGCATAATGCTTAAAGCAAGCGACGGCTCAGATATAGAGATTAAGGGCAATAACTCGGTCTTAGCAAAATTTGGTATGTCTGAAAACACCATAAGAGCAAAAACTACAAATTTTGACGGGCTATTTACTAAGATGAGCGATCAGCTAGATAAACTCGTTGGCTCAAACGGAAGTCTTACGATTTATGATAAAAAACTAGCAGATGATAACAAAAAGCTAACAGATGAGAGAGAAAAGGCTCAAACAAATTTGGACGATAAATATAAGCAAATGCGCGATACTTGGTCTAAATATGATACACTTATCGCAAAACTTGAAAATCAATTTGCAACACTAAAAGCAATGATAGATGCTGAAATGAAAAAGAAAGACTAG
- the rsmD gene encoding 16S rRNA (guanine(966)-N(2))-methyltransferase RsmD, with protein MKLFTTISSGIYKGKKLELPSLSTTRSTKSIVKGSFFNTIRDELRGLVFIEGFGGSGVMACEAVSNGAKSSIAIEIDKNAFKLTQNNLKSLNAQNLEAINGDSFEILPKIITNKDEQFIIYLDPPFDFRDGFSGVYDKLIKMVENLDFKKIKMVVFEHSSDFKMPENFSNFRLLKTKKFGATSLSYFV; from the coding sequence TTGAAACTTTTTACTACGATTTCAAGCGGAATTTATAAAGGAAAAAAACTTGAGCTTCCAAGCCTAAGCACAACAAGAAGCACAAAGTCGATCGTAAAAGGCTCGTTTTTTAATACAATCAGAGATGAGCTTCGTGGTTTGGTCTTTATCGAGGGCTTTGGCGGAAGCGGTGTTATGGCTTGTGAGGCGGTTAGTAATGGGGCTAAAAGTAGTATCGCAATTGAGATAGATAAAAATGCGTTTAAACTTACTCAAAACAATCTAAAAAGCTTAAACGCCCAAAATTTAGAGGCTATAAATGGCGATAGTTTTGAGATTTTGCCAAAAATCATCACAAACAAAGATGAGCAGTTTATCATCTATCTTGACCCTCCATTTGATTTTAGGGATGGATTTAGTGGGGTGTATGATAAGCTTATAAAAATGGTTGAAAATTTAGATTTTAAAAAGATAAAAATGGTTGTTTTTGAGCACTCTAGCGATTTTAAAATGCCTGAAAATTTTTCAAATTTCAGACTTTTAAAGACAAAAAAATTTGGTGCGACCTCTCTTAGTTATTTTGTTTAA
- a CDS encoding FlaG family protein, whose product MEIGSNNPITQTSIPMQNVSSTGHNLQTREIENVSKSNELDGLNQDELKNKMKDVTKELNTQMERLETNIRFDYDGDVNLMIVKVTEASTGEVIRELPTKEALKISKYFKESIGLLFDKES is encoded by the coding sequence ATGGAGATTGGTAGCAACAACCCAATAACTCAAACTAGTATACCTATGCAAAATGTCTCTAGTACTGGGCATAATCTACAAACAAGAGAGATTGAAAATGTATCAAAAAGCAATGAGTTAGACGGACTAAACCAAGATGAGTTAAAAAACAAAATGAAAGACGTGACAAAGGAGCTAAACACTCAGATGGAGCGTTTAGAAACAAATATAAGATTTGACTACGATGGAGATGTTAATCTTATGATTGTTAAGGTCACTGAAGCTAGCACAGGCGAAGTTATAAGAGAACTTCCAACAAAAGAAGCACTGAAAATTTCTAAATACTTTAAAGAGAGTATAGGTTTGCTTTTTGACAAGGAGAGTTAA
- a CDS encoding flagellar basal body P-ring protein FlgI — protein MRKFWAFACFFAITQALLATQVKDIASVVGVRENQLIGYGLVVGLNGTGDGGSSKFTIQSISNMLQTVSVKINPDDIKSKNTAAVMVTATLPPFARHGDRLDITISSIGDAKSLQGGTLLMTPLKGVDGDIYALAQGAVSIGGKNVGRTGSNHVTAGSILGGALVEREVLYDIYNQQTINLSLKTSSFKTANQLQDTINANLDEGVALAIDPRTIVLRKPDEISAVELLSKVLELEIDYKADDKIVIDERTGTIVSGINVSVDPVVLTHGDITIKIEPSSYEEGAEGEVDLLDGSSINSKANMLRIKEQKTTIASVTRALNKLGASPSDIIAILQNLKRVGAIHVDVEII, from the coding sequence ATGAGAAAATTTTGGGCTTTTGCTTGTTTTTTTGCTATCACTCAAGCTCTTTTGGCAACGCAGGTAAAGGATATAGCCAGTGTTGTTGGAGTTCGTGAAAACCAGCTTATAGGCTATGGCTTGGTTGTGGGATTAAATGGAACTGGTGATGGCGGATCGTCAAAATTTACTATACAATCCATTTCAAATATGCTTCAAACCGTTAGCGTAAAGATAAATCCTGATGATATAAAATCAAAAAATACCGCAGCTGTAATGGTAACAGCCACACTTCCGCCGTTTGCAAGACACGGAGATAGGCTAGATATCACAATCTCATCAATTGGCGACGCTAAAAGTTTGCAGGGCGGAACGCTTTTAATGACGCCTTTAAAGGGTGTTGATGGCGATATATACGCACTTGCTCAAGGTGCTGTAAGTATCGGTGGTAAAAATGTTGGCAGAACCGGGAGTAATCACGTTACAGCAGGTTCTATACTTGGTGGTGCGTTGGTTGAAAGAGAGGTTCTTTATGATATTTACAATCAACAAACTATAAATTTAAGCCTTAAAACCTCTAGCTTTAAAACAGCAAATCAGCTTCAAGACACAATAAATGCAAATTTAGACGAGGGTGTCGCACTAGCGATAGATCCAAGAACGATAGTTTTAAGAAAGCCAGATGAGATAAGTGCTGTTGAGCTTTTAAGCAAGGTTCTAGAGCTTGAGATAGACTATAAGGCAGACGATAAGATAGTAATAGACGAACGCACAGGAACTATCGTAAGCGGTATAAACGTAAGCGTTGATCCAGTTGTGCTAACTCACGGCGATATAACTATCAAAATCGAGCCAAGTTCATATGAAGAGGGTGCTGAGGGCGAGGTAGATTTGCTTGATGGCTCATCTATAAACTCAAAGGCAAATATGTTGCGTATTAAAGAGCAAAAAACAACTATCGCTAGTGTAACTAGAGCCTTAAATAAGCTTGGTGCAAGTCCTAGCGATATTATCGCGATACTTCAAAATTTAAAGCGTGTGGGTGCTATACACGTAGATGTGGAGATAATTTAA
- a CDS encoding flagellar biosynthesis anti-sigma factor FlgM: MISSLSVKSGVQTNLLNKTNDVKKEPSVEVNKKEESRVAKIASAIADGSYELDMKKTAKAIADTLL; this comes from the coding sequence ATGATAAGTTCTTTAAGTGTAAAATCTGGCGTTCAGACAAATTTGTTAAACAAAACAAATGATGTTAAAAAAGAGCCGTCAGTAGAGGTAAATAAAAAAGAAGAGAGCAGGGTAGCAAAAATAGCGTCTGCTATTGCCGATGGAAGCTACGAGCTAGATATGAAAAAAACGGCGAAGGCTATCGCTGATACTCTTTTGTAA
- a CDS encoding rod-binding protein: MQIDNTMALNAYSNLRTNKLKEQSVAQQDKLLKEQTDAFESFLVKQVLDIALKDDEKNSLFPKTAGSDIYKSMYNDTMSQSLGGNLGFSDLLFNFLKQRS; this comes from the coding sequence ATGCAAATTGATAATACAATGGCTCTAAACGCATACTCAAATTTGCGAACAAATAAGCTAAAAGAGCAAAGTGTGGCACAGCAAGATAAGCTGTTAAAAGAGCAAACTGACGCGTTTGAATCGTTTTTGGTAAAACAGGTGCTTGATATAGCGTTAAAAGATGATGAGAAAAATTCTCTATTCCCAAAAACGGCAGGTTCTGACATCTATAAATCAATGTATAACGACACGATGAGTCAGTCGCTTGGTGGAAATTTAGGTTTTAGTGACCTTTTATTTAATTTCTTAAAGCAAAGGTCTTAA